The following are encoded in a window of Brachyhypopomus gauderio isolate BG-103 chromosome 18, BGAUD_0.2, whole genome shotgun sequence genomic DNA:
- the LOC143481706 gene encoding G2/mitotic-specific cyclin-B3-like, whose protein sequence is MSFRRDKHCSVSKGQVNGLDQQNMYQVKRTPSSPQGAPKKRSAFIDLTNTNKPQNGHTAKNGKQGKREPKGKMVKTTVSLKGSKDLSSEKHCGESEDQVEKGLVADSKEVCPEEQSPVQQRLESAVQEQKIPEAFDIDKDQAGDYLMSPEYAKDIFDYLRHREEKFVLTDYMHTQPDLNGDMRGILVDWMVEVQENFELNHETLYLGVKLTDHYLAVTVVPRESLQLIGSTAMFIAAKFEEQCPPSIDDFLYICDDAYKKQEFIVMERNILQGLQFDINIPVPYRFLRRYAKVAGASMETLTLARYVCELSLLEQELVAERASRLASACLLLALVTKGLGGWTGALQYHSSYTVKDLGFLVRKLYAMLASPSDGQLKAVENKYSHKVFFEVAKIPLVHIETLEEALFVEDISQ, encoded by the exons ATGTCATTCCGGCGGGATAAACACTGCTCGGTCTCTAAGGGTCAAGTGAACGGTCTGGACCAGCAG AATATGTATCAGGTGAAAAGGACCCCGTCCTCCCCTCAGGGTGCGCCCAAGAAAAGATCCGCATTTATCGATCTTACAAAC ACCAACAAACCCCAGAATGGTCATACAGCAAAGAATGGCAAACAAGGCAAAAGGGAGCCAAAAGGCAAAATGGTTAAGACCACTGTCAGTCTTAAAGG GTCAAAAGATCTCTCAAGTGAGAAACACTGCGGTGAGTCTGAAGATCAGGTGGAGAAGGGGTTGGTAGCAGATTCCAAGGAAGTCTGTCCAGAAGAGCAGTCCCCAGTCCAGCAGCGTCTGGAATCTGCTGTTCAAGAACAAAAG ATCCCGGAAGCTTTTGACATTGATAAGGATCAGGCTGGGGATTACTTGATGAGTCCAGAGTATGCCAAAGATATTTTTGACTACCTCAGGCACAGAGAG GAGAAGTTTGTCTTGACAgattacatgcacacacagccgGACCTGAACGGTGACATGCGGGGCATTCTGGTGGACTGGATGGTGGAGGTCCAg GAGAACTTTGAGCTGAATCACGAGACGCTGTATCTGGGGGTGAAGCTCACAGACCACTACTTGGCTGTCACTGTGGTTCCGAGGGAGTCCCTGCAGCTGATTGGTTCTACGGCAatgttcatcgctgccaagttTGAA GAGCAGTGTCCCCCCAGCATCGATGACTTCCTCTACATTTGTGATGATGCCTACAAAAAGCAGGAATTCATTGTCATGGAAAGGAACATATTACAAGGACTTCAGTTCGATATTAACATCCCGGTCCCTTACAGATTTCTCAGGCGATATGCGAAG GTAGCTGGTGCAAGTATGGAGACGCTAACGCTAGCGCGCTACGTGTGCGAGCTAAGCTTGCTGGAGCAGGAGCTGGTGGCAGAGAGAGCCTCGCGGCTAGCGTCCGCATGCCTGCTCCTCGCCCTCGTCACCAAAGGCCTGGGTGGATGG ACAGGGGCTCTTCAATACCACAGTAGCTATACTGTGAAGGACCTGGGTTTTCTGGTGAGGAAACTCTACGCCATGCTGGCCAGTCCATCGGACGGGCAGCTGAAAGCCGTGGAGAACAAGTACTCTCATAA agtCTTTTTTGAAGTGGCAAAAATTCCCCTGGTCCATATTGAGACTTTAGAAGAGGCTCTGTTTGTGGAGGATATATCTCAGTGA